Proteins encoded together in one Ipomoea triloba cultivar NCNSP0323 chromosome 4, ASM357664v1 window:
- the LOC116017148 gene encoding lipid phosphate phosphatase gamma, which yields MSHAPLKAVTLTHVRYRKGDQLGHFLAWVSLVPVFISFGGFVSHFMFRRELQGMFFALGLLISQVINEVIKTSVQQARPETCVILEMCDSHGWPSSHAQYMFFFAVYFTLLTHRRLGSLFRYQMLYAVLLIWPLALLTLQSRVYLGYHTVAQVFAGASLGSFLGAAWFWVVNSKIRRYFTAIEESSFGRFFYIKDTSDIPNVLKFEYDNARAARKHVSYKRVD from the coding sequence ATGTCGCACGCTCCGCTGAAGGCCGTGACTCTCACGCACGTCCGGTACCGGAAGGGCGATCAGCTGGGCCATTTCCTGGCCTGGGTGTCGCTGGTCCCCGTCTTCATCAGCTTCGGCGGCTTCGTCTCCCACTTCATGTTCCGCCGCGAGCTCCAGGGCATGTTCTTCGCCTTAGGCCTGCTTATTTCCCAGGTCATCAATGAGGTCATCAAGACCTCGGTCCAGCAGGCCCGCCCCGAGACGTGCGTGATCCTAGAGATGTGCGATTCGCATGGCTGGCCCTCCAGCCACGCGCAGTACATGTTCTTCTTCGCCGTCTACTTCACGCTCCTCACCCACCGGAGACTCGGCTCCTTGTTCCGCTACCAAATGTTGTACGCCGTTCTCCTGATCTGGCCGTTGGCGCTTCTGACTCTCCAGTCGAGGGTCTATTTAGGTTATCACACGGTGGCGCAGGTATTTGCCGGGGCTTCGCTCGGCTCTTTCCTCGGCGCCGCCTGGTTCTGGGTGGTTAATTCTAAAATCAGACGTTATTTTACGGCTATCGAGGAGAGCTCTTTTGGGAGGTTCTTTTACATTAAGGACACTTCGGATATCCCCAATGTATTGAAATTCGAATACGACAATGCTAGGGCTGCTAGGAAACACGTGTCTTACAAGCGTGTCGATTGA